The DNA segment ATCACTGATATCGCCTATAAGGAGAGAATCAATATCAAAGGAAATTGTATCAACAAAAGTAAAATATCTGTTAAATAATTTATATTTTTTACTTTTACAAAACAAATCATCTGTAATGAAAATCATTGTTAAAATTATTACAATGGTTATAATGACCATTTTTTTCACAGCCTGCTCCTTTTTGCGACTGGATATTCTAATATTTCACAATAACAATTGATTTAATCATCTTAAAATAATCAAGTTATTTACAAAGGTAATAAAAACATACCATTTGTCAAGTATTTTTTTATTATTTATCTTACGCAAACGTTTGTGTTTGATAATAATTCTTTTAAATCTGATCTTTTTAAAACAAACTCACACTTTTTTATCAGTAAATCATCATCATCACTTTATGTTTTTATATATAATAGCTCTGACAAAATCCCAACCTTCCAATCTCCCGTATTTCACAATTAATAAATTTCATTATCAATTTACCCCGCTCCCTATATCTTCAAAAAAAACAGGTGTTACCCAATTAACAGAGTAACACCTGTTTGAAATATCTTTATATGTCTGAATAATTAAAACTATCTAAAAAATATCTATTCCTCTTGCAAGTGCTGCCTTTCCCCTGTAATCAGGAAGAAGCAGAGGAGCTTTTCTGTCAGTCTCTATTTTTGCAGACTTCAACTCGTCAACGTATTTCTTAACATGTTTTAATCCGGGCTTTCCTACATCCACTCCCTTTTTAACATATTCAGCTGAATGCATACCTGCTCTCCTGCCGAATACCATACAATCTAAAGTGGAATTACCCATAAGCCTGTTCTTTCCGTGAACACCACCGGAAATTTCACCTGCTACAAACAGACCTTTTACATTAGTTGAGCCTTCAGGATCCGTCTCAATTCCGCCATTCTGATAGTGAAGAGTCGGAAAAACAAGCACAGGATCTTTTACCATGTCAACACCGAATCTCTGAAACATTCTTACCATTGCAGGGAATGCTTTTTCTGTAGCACCTTTTCCGTTAAGGATATCAATCAAAGGAGTATCAAGCCATATTCCCTTCATCCCTGTAGGTGTTTTTACCCCTTTATCTCTTATATAACACTCACGTATAAATGATGCTGCTTCAACATCCCGCGGCTCAAGAGGGAACACAAACTCTTCTCCGTCAACATTTACAGGCTGAGCTCCGCTTGTTCTGAGTTTCTCAGTTAAAAGCAGGCCGATAATCTGCTGAGGATATGCAGCGCCTGTGGGATGATACTGTACTGTATCCGGATCCCTCAGTTTGGCACCTGTTCTGTACGCCATAACAGGCCCGTCATAAGTTGCACCGTAATGATTAGTTGTAGGGAACCCCCTGATGTGGAGTCTTCCGAATCCGCCGGTTGCAAGAACAGTTGCTTTTGCTCTTACAATTTTATACTCATCTGTTTCCATATTCCAGAGTATTGCACCGACAACTTTATTATCTTCATCTGTCAAAAGCTCAATTGCAGGGAAGAATTCAAGCATCGAAATTTTTCTGTTCCGGAATTCGTCACGAAGTACACGAAGCTCTTCCATTCCTGTATAATCTGTACATGCGTGCATTCTTCTTCTTGCAGTTCCACCGCCTGTCAGCTCTACAAATTCTCCGTTTTCCTGCTTGTCAAAAAGTGCCCCCAGGCCTTCAAGCCATTTTATTACACCCGGTGCATCCTCAACAAGTGCACGTACAACATCAGGTTTATTTGTAAAATGGCCTCCGCCCATCGCATCAATATAGTGGAGGACAGGAGAATCGTTTGGCCTGTCTGCTGCCTGAGTTCCGCCCTGAGCCATCATTGAATTTGCATCGCCGTGGCGCAGTTTGTTTACAAGAAGTATCCTGTCTGCCGGTATCCCGTTATCATTCGCAAGCAGCG comes from the bacterium genome and includes:
- a CDS encoding FAD-binding protein encodes the protein MAELKFIGGYPTYMRESIKMVEKTRAGRIGKLLDQMTPQEREDILNLCHPDYAPGGKRELKIGPNKGEIVPNEVADLLEAYPLIDPDKIDLSAVDYETDILIIGGGLAGTSAALLANDNGIPADRILLVNKLRHGDANSMMAQGGTQAADRPNDSPVLHYIDAMGGGHFTNKPDVVRALVEDAPGVIKWLEGLGALFDKQENGEFVELTGGGTARRRMHACTDYTGMEELRVLRDEFRNRKISMLEFFPAIELLTDEDNKVVGAILWNMETDEYKIVRAKATVLATGGFGRLHIRGFPTTNHYGATYDGPVMAYRTGAKLRDPDTVQYHPTGAAYPQQIIGLLLTEKLRTSGAQPVNVDGEEFVFPLEPRDVEAASFIRECYIRDKGVKTPTGMKGIWLDTPLIDILNGKGATEKAFPAMVRMFQRFGVDMVKDPVLVFPTLHYQNGGIETDPEGSTNVKGLFVAGEISGGVHGKNRLMGNSTLDCMVFGRRAGMHSAEYVKKGVDVGKPGLKHVKKYVDELKSAKIETDRKAPLLLPDYRGKAALARGIDIF